The genomic window TCCACGCCGGATCCCGATGCCGCGCTCAACGGAATAGAAGAGCTTGCGACAGCGGTGCCGAATCGGGCAGAGCTCTATGCCGCCATGCACGACGGAAGCGACCTGATGGAGCGTTTGGTGTCGCTAGCCGCGGCGGCGCCGTCGGTAGTCCGGCAGTTGGCCCGGCATCTCGAATGGTTGGAAGGCATCATTGAGTCGCCAGATCAGTCCGAGGAGGGTTACGGCAGCGCTGCGGAGGTTGTCGCAGAGCGCGATACCGACTCCGCGCTTCACGCACTTTCGCTGTATCATCAGCGGCAGCTGGCGGGAATAGCCGCAGCCTCGGTCGCGAGGCAAGCCGGCGCTGCACGCGTCGGCGCGCAGCTCTCCGCACTGACAGATGAGACGCTTGCTGCGCTTCTCAGCCTGGCGGTGCGCCAAGTACCCGGCGTGGCGAGCGCAGATCTGTGCGTTGTGGGCCTAGGTAAGCTGGGAGGCCGCGAACTTGGCCTTGGGAGTGACTGGGATGCCGTCTTTGTTTACAACGACGGCTCAGCCGATGCCGCGACCCGCCAGGCTGCTGAGGAGGCAGTTGGCTGGCTGTTACGCGCGGTCGACACGCTCCGGGATTACGGCGCGGCCGTTTCACTCGATTTGCGCCTTCGTCCTTGGGGCGCCGCTGGCGCCATAGTTTGGGGACTTCACGCTCTTGCGGAGTATTATAATCGGGACGCCGAAACGTGGGAACGGCAGGCAGCTCTGAAAGCGCGAAACGTGGCAGGCGCCGCGGAAACCGGGCGAGCGGCCGTACGGCTGTTGAACGAGGCCTCCTGGGGACGTGGGCTTTCGGGCGAAGCCGACTCCGAAATCCTTGCGATGTGGCGCCGTGTGCGCCGCGAGCGCTATCGCCCTGCCGACGAGTGGAGAGATCTGAAGCTGGCGCCGGGCGGAATGCTGGATATCGAATGGCTCGTCCAGCGGTTCCAACTTTTAGGCGCCGTGGCGAATCCCGATCTGCAGGCTGCTTCAACACGCGCCGGCCTGCTCGCGCTTGTTTCTGCGGGCTATATGCACAGCGACGACTGCACTAAAATGGTCGAACACTACGATGCGTACGGACGGTTGCGGAATAGCGCGTGGCTGCGAGCGCCAGGTGAAAACCGATTGCTGCCGGAGGACCCCGGCGAGATGGCTCGGCTTCTGCTCCTGTCGGATTGGAGGGATTGGCAGCCAGACTATCCTCCTGACCAGAGGGTGACGGCACGCATGGATCAGGTTCGCGAGATAATGTCGCGCAGTTGGTCCGGCGCCGGGTTAGAGGAATCGGAATAGTGCCTGGCATGGCGGCAATATGGGTGCTGGCTTCGTACCTGCTCGGCTCAATTCCGTTCGGTCTATGGATCGCACGCCGGTTCGCAGGCGTGGATATCACGGCGGCAGGAAGCGGTAACATCGGTTCCACCAATGTGATGCGCGTTTGCGGCCCACGGCTGGCCATCGTGGTGTTTCTGCTGGATGTGCTGAAGGGATTCGTGCCACCGTTCATCGTGTTTCACGCCGGAATGGCTCCGTCGGTCATTATCATGGCTGCCATGGCCGCCATAATCGGGCACAACTTTTCGGTGTGGCTTGGCTTCCGCGGCGGAAAGGGCATCGCCACCAGCCTTGGCGCACTGCTGGGCGTATCGCCGCTCGTCGGCGTTTCAGCGCTTGCCGTGTTCTTACTTGCCGTTCTCGTCGTCCGGTACATATCCGTTGGGTCGATTCTGGCTGCAATATCGCTGCCGGTGTTCATGCCGATCTACTACCCGCACGATTTATGGCGACTAGGCTTTGCTTCGCTTGCTGGAGTGATGGCGTTAATAAAACATCGCGCCAACATTGGGCGTCTGCTCAAAGGGACCGAACCTCGCCTCAACCTTAGGCGCCGAATTGCGCGAGATTGATAGAAGCGACTATTCCCGCAGCGGAAGTGACGGTGTGGGGTGGGCTGCCGCGCGACAACGCCACGCTCACGTGGTGCGTACCGCCGCATCTTGTGGGTTCGCTGGAAGTCGGCTGCTGCGTGGAGGCGCCGCTCGGGAGCGGTACCGTCTTTGGATTTGTAATGCGGCTTTGGAATATGCCGTCGCAGCATCCGCTTGCTGACCGCCTGCGCCCGATCTCGGCACGGATCCTTGGCGGACTCGACCTCAACCCGGAGCTCGTGGACCTGTGTGCGTTTATGGAACATCTGTGGCTCGCCACGCCGGGCGAGGCCCTACACACGCTGGTACCTGGCCGTGGCGGCGCCCGCATCGTGCGTCGCTTACGTCTGGTTGACGGCGTTAACGCCGACAGGCAGTTGAGGAACGCGCCAAATCAGTCCGCTATCGTACGTGCACTCGCCTCTTTGGGAGGCGCGGCCGAATCCGGCGCCGTGCAGCAAGCGAGCGGTCTCGCGGCGTTTCAGCCAGCAAAGGCTGCCCTGGTACGTCGAGGCATGCTGGTGGAAGAGCCAGCGCTGGTAGCAGCGCGCGCGCCGGTTCGGGCACAGCGGTTTTATCGGTTACCGCCGGATTACGCTCGGATCCATGCGCGCCTCGGCCGGCAGCAGCAGCGCATCCTGGAACTTATAGAGGCAGTTGGAGAGACGGCCGGCGGCGAGCTGAGCGAGGAGCAGGTCATCTCCGCCATCGGTTGTGCACGGGCTTCCATTACCACGCTGGTGCAGTCCGGTCGCCTTCTTGTGCGCTCGGCCGCACTCTGGCGGAATACAGTGGCAGCTCACAGCAGCGCCAGCACGCCTCCGGTGCTCTGCGGCGAGCAGGCGGCCGCGGCGCGGAGCATGTGCAGCGCAATCGACGCCGGATCGTTCCGGCAGATACTGCTTTTCGGTGTAACCGCAAGCGGCAAAACTGAGATCTATTTGGCCGCGGTGCGCCACGCACTCGACCAGGGCCGGACGGCACTGGTGCTTGCGCCTGAAGTGGCAATCACCGCGCAGGTGCTCGACCTGTTTGCAGCCAGGTTTCCCGGCCAGTGCGCGGTGCTTCACTCACATCTGGCCGATGGCGAGCGGCTGGACCAATGGCGCAGGATAGCGGCCGGCGAGGCGCGCGTGGTCATCGGCGCGCGCTCCGCCGTATTCGCACCGCTCACCAACATCGGTCTGGTGGTTGTGGATGAAGAGCACGACGCATCGTACAAGCAGGAGCAGGGCGTGCGATACAGCGCGCTAGATGTTGCGCGATGGCGCGCGCAGCGCTGGAACGCACTGTTGGCCCTCGGTAGTGCGACGCCGTCTTTGGAGTCGTACTACCTCAGTGAGCAGACGGCACAAGGCGCATGTACGCCGCTGGTGCGATGCGAGGTCACGACGCGAGTGCTGGACCGAGCGCTGCCAACGTTTGATGTCGTAGACATGCGGGTGGCCGGCAGCCGGACCCTGCTCTCAAAGCCGCTTACCGACGCCCTGACGGAAGCGGTGCGGGCCGGCGAGCAGGCTATTCTGTTCCTGAACCGTAGGGGCTACGCGCGATTCGTTCTCTGTCGCGATTGTGGCCACACTCCACACTGCGTGAACTGCGACGTGGCGCTAACGCTCCACATGGAGGACCTCACGCTGCGGTGCCACCACTGCAACAGCAAAACGCGCTGCCCGGTGGTCTGCCCCCAATGCAGCAGCAAGCGCATCCAGAGTTTCGGAATCGGTACCGAGCGGCTTGACGAGGAGCTGCGGCTGTTGCTCCCGGAGGCTCGGATTGCGCGGCTGGACCGCGACACCACAGCGCGTCGCGGAGCGCACTCCACGATTGTGCGCGACTTTCGGAACCACACGTGTGACATTCTGCTGGGAACGCAGATGGTGGTGAAGGGTCTCGACTTCCCCGGCGTGACGCTGGTCGGCGTCGTTGCAGCAGATACCTCCCTGCAGACGCCGGACTTTCGCGCAGCGGAGCAGACGTTTCAACTCGTCACCCAGGTGGCCGGTCGGGCCGGGCGCGGCGAGCGGCCGGGCAAGGTGGTTGTACAGACGTTCAACCCCGATCACTATGCCCTGCGGGCGGCGATAGCACACAACTATATCCAGTTCTATTCCCGTGAGATCGAGTATCGGCGCGAACTGGGCTACCCGCCATTCGGCCGCATTGTGAATCTGCTCTGGCAGGATGAGCAGTCGGATGCTGCCAGGCGCAGAGCGCGCAGCGCGGCTGGCATCGTGCGCGGAATCGTGGCTGACGGCACTGTGAAGGTACTGGGCCCGGCGCCGGCGCCAATCGAGAGAATAAAAGGTCGCTATCGCTGGCACGTTGTATTGCGCGCACCAAACGCGTTCGACCTTACAACCGCCGTGAGTAAGACCATGCAGGCCGCTCCGCCCGATACAGCCACCGGTCTTGTGATCGACTTCGACCCGCGAAGCCTTGTCTAAGGCTGGGCCAGGCGCGAACATGCCAAAAGCAAGCTCACTGCCTATCGCCGAACTGGTTGAACTCGAAACCGGCCGTGTGATCGCGCCGCGATTATTCGTGGCCACTTCGGCTTGGAGCAGAACTGCCGGGTTACTCGCGCTCCCACGGCTCGCTCGAGGCGAAGCGCTCTGGCTGCAGCCATGTAACGGTATACACACCTGGATGCTGAGCTATGCTATCGACGTTCTGTTTCTGGCGGCCGATGGCGCCACGCTCCGTCAACAGAGCCATCTTGCGCCATGGCGGTTTTGTGGCCCGGTGCGTGGGGCGCGCGTCGCCGTGGAGCTGCCAGTCGGCGCGCTTCACGAAGCCAGGCTCGATCTCCGGATGCACTACGGCCTGAGGCGTACGGAGGGCCGGTAAAGGAACGAGATTCCCCAGGCGGCCGTCAAAAGTAGCGTCGGCCTGCACTGTGCCCAACTTTTGGCTGAATCAAGGAGCATTTATGTACGGAACGTTCCAAAACGAACCGATTGTGGGATTTACCGATGACAAAAGTCGGCGCTTGATGCAGGATGCCATCAAGCGCGTCGGCGGCGAATTGGGCCGCGACCACCCGGTGATCATTGCCGACGAGCGCATTCATACCGACCATACCATCGCCAGCCGCAACCCGGCACGACTTACGCAGAGCCTTGGCGTGGTCTACGACGGTACGCCCGAGTTGGTTGACCGCGCCGTAGATGCAGCCACCGAGGCGTTTCCGTCGTGGTCACGGCTCTCGTTTGAAGAGCGCAGTCGCTATCTGGCCAAAGCTGCCGCGATGCTGCGCCGCCGCATTTACGAGTTTTCGGCGTGGATGGTTTACGAGGCCAGTAAGAGTTGGCCGGAGGCGTACGGCGACGCCGCTGAGGCGGTTGATTTCCTCGAATACTACGCCCGGGAAGCGGTTCGGATGGGTGAGTACCACGAAATGTCGCCGTATCCCGGCGAGGAGAACGAGCTCCGCTACATCCCAATGGGCGTGGGCGCCATCATCAGCCCGTGGAACTTTCCGCTGGCAATTCTTTGCGGCATGACGGCGGCCGCCATCGTTACGGGCAATACCGTTGTGATCAAGCCGGCAGAACAGACGCCGATAGTCGCCTCGAAGTTCTGGGAGCTTCTGCACCATGCCGGCGTGCCGCGCGGTGTGGTGAACCTGGTGACGGGTCCCGGTGAGACGGTTGGGGAAGCGCTTACGGGCCACGCCGGCATACACTTTGTATCGTTCACAGGCAGCCGGGATGTTGGTCTGCGAATCTACCAGCGCATCGCCACGCCCGTGGCCGGGCAGCGCCACATCAAGAAGGCTGTTCTGGAGATGGGTGGCAAGGATGCGATTATCATCGACCAGGATGTGAACCTCGATGGCGCCGCCGACGGCGTAGTCGCCTCGGCATTCGGCTTTCAGGGACAGAAGTGCTCGGCCTGCTCGCGCCTTATCGTACACACGAAGGTTTACGATGCCATCTTGCCCAAGTTGCAAGAGCGCGCGGCTCGCCTTACGGTTGGCGATCCTACAAATCCGGAGAACCAGATGGGCGCGGTCATCGATGCCGATGCTTATACCAAGGTCTCCTACTACTCCGCGGTTGGCCGGGCCGAGGCGCAGTTGCTTTTCGGTGGGGAGGATGCCAACGAAGCTCCCGATGGTGGCTACTTCGTCCATCCCACCATATTTGTGGATGCACGGCCCGACTCGCGCATTGCCCAGGATGAGATATTTGGACCGCTTCTCACCGTAATCCGGGCCGAGTCGTTCGAGGAGGCGCTGGTTATAGCCAACAACAGCGATTACGGCCTGACCGGCGGCGTCTACTCGTACAATCGCGAGAATCTTGCGCTTGCGCGCCGCGAATTCCAGGTCGGTAACCTCTATCTCAATCGCAAAATAACCGGGGCCCTCGTTGGCGTTCAGCCGTTCGGAGGCTTCAAACTCTCCGGCACATGTTCCAAGGCGGGTGGGCCGGACTACCTGGGCCACTTTGTGCAATCCAAGGCGATCTGCGAGCGCTGGTAGGCTTCAGCGCGAGGCTGGCCGAGTTGCCCATCACGTATCGTCTGCGCCGCGAAGCTTGTCCAGCGTCGGTGCCGTTCATCCAACCGGCTTGTCATTCCGAGTCAAGCCGAGGGAGTGGCAGTTGATGGTTCCGGGTCTGCCATTGTTTGCCGCGTTCCTGTCTGGCCCGTGAGTACCCGAGCCCGGAGCTGGAGATAGTCCCCGCGTCGCTCAGAATGACAGTTCGCGCCTGGTTGACGTCTGCGGATGGGTCGTCACGTCCGGCCACGCCCTGGTCCCGGTGCATCCGCCGGATCCGACCTTATTGAGGTTACCCCCACCTGTGACGCGGCCGGCTTCGGTTCTGCCGCGCAAACCAGCGCTTGACGCTCCCGAAACACCATGCTATACTTTCGTTTGTGCCATGCCGACGTAGCACAGTGGTAGCGCAGCTCTTTCGTAAAGAGCAGGTCGTCGGTTCGAATCCGACCGTCGGCTCTCGCAGCCTTCGGGCACGCATAATATCGCCGGCTTGAATACCGGCACGGCAGTGTGCGGCCCGTGGCTCTCTATCCGCCCGGGCCGTTTCTTGCAGCAGACAGATCGCCAGGCACGGTGGGCAGCCCGAGATGGCGTGGTGATCGAAATCGGATCGCGGTTGGATGGCAGGCGCTTGCCGGTCCACGTTCCCAAGCTCTGCGGCTCCCGATGAGGTTGCCATGGATTTCGATCTGAACACCTCGATACCGCAGTCGGCGGATGCGGATGGCGAGTACAGCATCGTCGCGATGGGTCTTACCAAGCGATTCGGTGCTCAACTGGCCGTGGATAACGTTGATCTTGCCGTGAAGAAGGGCGAGTTCTTCGGCTTTCTGGGGCCGAACGGCGCCGGTAAGACAACCGCTATCCGGCTGATGTGCGGCCTCCTGCGTCCGGATGGCGGCGGGGTTCGCCTCGCCGGCTACGAGTTGGCGACGCAGCCGCTTTTAGCGCGCGGATGCCTTGGTGTTCTACCGGAAGAGCCTTACCTATACGAACGGCTGACCGCGCTGGAGTTCCTGGTTTTTGCCGGTCAGATGTACGGCATACCAAAGGCCGATGCCACGGCCCGCGCGGGCGATTTGCTGGAGTTGATGGAGCTTACCGAAGATCGGAACAAGCTGATCATCGATTTCTCCATGGGCATGAAGAAGAAGACGGCGCTCGCGGCGGCTATCATACACTCTCCACGGGTGATGTTTCTGGATGAGCCGTTTAACGGTATCGACCCAATCTCCGTTCGAGCAATTCGCACTGTCTTGCGTCATCTTACTGAGCGTGGAACCACGATCTTTATCTCGTCACACGTTATGGAGGTCGTGGAGAAGCTGTGTGATCGCATTGCAGTGATCAATCATGGCCGTATTGTGGGTATGGGCGCTATCAGCGAGCTGCGCGAGCAGGTTCAAGCCGGCACGGGATCGACGCTGGAGGATATCTTCCTGAAAATGGTGGATGCCCGCGAGGAAGCAGAAGAGCTGAAGTGGCTGTAGCGCCGTCCCGGCGGGCGCCGGCGCAGCCCTCGCCGGCCAGGTCTGCGCGTGTCATCCGACTTCTGGTCTGGCTGAAGACCAAAACCATGTTGCGGCAGATGCACGGGCGATCCCGCGCCAGCGCGATTATCACCGGCCTCGTTCTTCTTGTGATGCTTGGGCCGGTAGGTTTCGGCGCCGCATTCGCCGTCGGCGGGTTCGCACTCAGCGTTTCGGATGACGCGGCGCTCCGCCTGGCCGAGGTGCTGCTCTACTTCGTCTACTTCGTTTGGGTGATGGGACCGTTGATGGGCTTCCAGATCAGCGAGATGTACGATATATCCCGCCTCTTCATCTTTCCGGTTACGCACCGGCAGATTCTGATCGCTGCAGTGGTCGGCTGCCTCTCGGATTTCTGGGTGATCTTTGCATTGCCAACCTTGACGGTTCTGGTGCTCGTCTTCTCCAACCGTACCGGTACCGGCGCCATCCTTGCGGCAACTGCAATGGTTCTTTTTCTCATCCACACATTCGCTCTCTCGCAGGCGATCGGCATCTCCAGCAGCGCGCTTCTCAAGAGTCGAAGATATCGCGAAGTTGTGACCGTTGTGGTAACGCTGTTTTCGCTGGGCTTCTATTTCGCCTGGCAGATACTGGCCCGAAGCGCATTTACATTCAACTACCGAAACCTGCTGCACAAACCGCTGTGGACATGGTTGGCCGCGATGCCGCCGGCGATGGCCGCGAATGCGATGGCCGATGCGCGTGCCGGCGCAATACTGCCGGCGCTCACCTGGATCATCGTGCTGGCGTGCGCCGCCGCAATCACGGTTTGGGCGGCCGCCTGGGCCGTGGAGCGTACGTGGCAGGCGGGTGAAGTCCTTCCACGCCAACCGAGACGCGCCGCGACAAATCACGCCGAGGTCGAAGTTGCACCATCACGGGCGCTCGCGACGCCAACCTGGATACCGCGAGTCGTGGCTGCGATGGCGAGCAAGGAGAGCGCGTACATCGTTCGCGATCCGATCTACCGGCAGTACGCCCTCAGCCTGATCTATGCCGTTGGCGTTGGCGTGCTCCTTGGACTGAAGCGTGGAACTGCGCAGGTTTTTGGCGGCGCGGAGCACGGCTTTGTATTTGCCTGGCTGCTATTCATGGAACTTGCGCTGATGGCGAACTGCTTTGGCGCCGACGGCGCGGCGGCTGGGCAGCTCTTTCTGTTCCCCTGCCGGCGCAGGGAGATATTTCTCGGGAAGAACCTTCCCATGTTCGCGATTCTTTCCGTAGTCAACTCCGCCGCGATCGTTCTGGTGGCGGCGATTACGGATACCTTGCCCGGCATCTGGCAGTGGGTGGTTCTGACTGAATTGACGCTAGTGCTCACGATTGGTGTCGGAAACATCACCTCTGTCCTCGCGCCGTATCGAGTCCAGCTTCGCAACGCGCGGCTACGTGGCGCGGCCGGTGCGCGTGGCTGCACCTACTCGCTCGTCTATTTTGGCGTCTTCCTGGCGGTTGGTATTCTGGCGCTGCCGCTAGACGCCGCCGTGTTTGTGCCCGGCTTGCTCGTAGGCGCCCAGTGGTACGCGCTTTCAATCCCATTGGCCGTGCTGTACGCGCTGGCCATGTATGCCGTGACGCTGACCATTGCTGAGCGGCTGCTTAATGGGCGGGAGCCGGATATTCTGGCCAAGCTTGCAGCAAGTACTTAACCCAACAGTGAAGGAGATAAGAGATTGGTAGAACCGATTGGCCTTGCAGTAATCGAGAGCTATCTGGACGGCCTGGTCCCGGCGCGCAATGCCGTGATGGCGGAAATGGAAGCCTACGCTGCGGAAGTCAACTTTCCCATCATTGGTCCTGCCGCAGGCTACTTCAACTACACCGTTGCACGCATGCTGGGTGCCCGGCAGGTCTTCGAACTGGGTTCCGGGTACGGATACTCAACTGCATGGTTTGCGCGCGCAGTACGGGAGAATGGTGGTGGCACAGTTCACCATGTGGTTTGGGATGACGAACTCAGCGGCAAGGCTCGCGGTTATATCGAGCGGCTTGGCTACACCGATACCGTGGAGTTTCACGTGGGCGAGGCGGTGAAGACGCTCGCTGAAGTTGGGGGCGAGTACGACCTGATGTTCAACGACATCAACAAAGATGGATACCCGGCCTCAATTCCGGTGATCAAGCAGCACCTGCGGCCCGGCGGCGCACTGCTTATCGACAACATGGTCTGGAGCGGAAAGGTGCTCGGTTCAGCAGACCAGTCCGCCGAAACCAACGGCATACGCGAGGCAACCCGGCTGCTCACCACTGATCCCGATTTCATCACCACCCTCGCGCCGATCCGCGATGGTGTTATGCTGGCGTGGCGAGCCCGGTAACCGAAAATGGTGCCCGTGGTAGGCGTGGGACCACCGACACTCGCGGTCGATCGAGAAAAGCCTGCAGCGCCAGGCCAGCGCCCAGCGTGACCAGCAGGTCCTCTCCGCCAGCCGTCATGCTCGGCCCGCAAGCCATAGCGAGATAAGCCCGTTGCGGGCATTCGGCGCACCGGCTTCGTGGCCCCGTGGCTTTAGTATCGTTAACGGGATAGCTCCGTTTCTATCCCGCTGAAGTCCCTTCTGCCCGTTCAGCCATCCTGAGCGAGGACGAGCCGCAACTCGAACAGGAACCGGGATCGTACTCGCGATGGTCGGGCTATCCGGCAATTCACCGCGTAAGATGGCACGGCGTCTCCGCGGGCGTGCATTACTCGTTGAGGGCAACTGGATCCGGCACAGGAACTAGGCGCACTAATGCGTCAGTACTGCGGCGAGAGGCTGGCGCCCGATCCTGCCCCGAGCGCCACGGACCCGTGTCTATACCGGGTCGTGAACCGCTGGCCGGCGAGACATTACGAAACAGTCATCCTGGTGATCTGCACGGTTGGTTGTGAGAAACCATTTCGGGACCGCGCGCTTGAGGCTATCCCTGGCGCTGGACTTGCAACGCTGTATTCTCCTCCGACGGCTTGGACTGGCCGGCTCACTGTCTTCTCGTACCACCCAGTGACATGACGCTCCATAAGGCGAAGGCAATCCTCAAGCGCCTGGACCACTACGGCGAGATTCGTGAGCTTGTGACTACCAACGATCAGTACAACCTGGAGTCCAGGTCTGCACCGTAACGCTTGATCGATGCGGTTCGGGTGCTTTGGCTCGGCCCTGGAACCATCGCGCTGTGCCTCCTCCACAACGCCTGGGAGCGGCGTCACCATCAGAACGGCAGCGGCGAAGCGTGGATGGCGGACCGCATTGTTATCCTGGGCAAAGCGAAGGATCACTCTGCCGGCCCTTACGACGTCAGCCGCAACCCGAGCTGCCCGGCATCCGGAAGCAGACTTCAGGCACGCGTATCAACCTTACCGAGCCTGGTGCCCGGCCGCCTGGGCGTCGCCGCCGAGAGCGGGTACGCGCGAATAAGAATGTCAGAAGCGATTCCGAGCGTACCGCTGAGTTTACGTATCATCGTGATTGTCAGCGCTCGCCTCCGGTTGAGTACCTCATTGACGCGCGCGCGTGAACCGATACAGGTCTGCAACTGACGCGGCGTGATTCCACGGCTCTCGATGTAGTACCGCAGTGCATCAATCGGATCAGGCGGCGCGATTGGGCAAAACCGTTTCTCGTGCGCCTCAATCAGTGTTGCCAGTACGTCGAGTGTGTCCTCGTCCGTTGATCCGGTCACGGCGTCCATCAGCGACTCCATCTGAGCCAGCGCCGCATGATAGTCATCTTCAGATCTAATTGGGCGTATATTCATCGCGCGTCCTCAAACGGTCCCAGCATCCACTTTGTCGTAGTCAGCATGAGTTGCGATGAATCGTACAAATACGATCTCACAATTGTAGTGGATGGCTACGATCAGTCTATATTCATTGCCTTTGATACTAAACATGACGCGATTATTGGAGATAATACTTGCGTTCCGATAGCCATCTCGGACAGCCTGTGGAGTGTTCCAGGCTGCGGACTCTGCGTCTTGCAGCCATGCACGCTACGGACCCTCCGAGTCGACATTCGCAGGTTTCTCCCAGAACTCCCGCAACCTGCGCCGCGCGATTACTCTCATATTGCGCTGTACCACGTTCCCAGTATGGGATCGAGCCCGGGCGAGACGGGTGTGCGCACTGCATTATGAACGCCGGGTCGGCTGATGGATGCCTCAACCGCCGCCTGCAAGCAATAAGAGGTCTGGCCCCGTCTGGGAATGCGTCCCAGACGCTCCATTGGTCCCAGGGCGCGGACGCTTAGCGTGCAGCCGTATCGCGGCCAGTCCGAACGGATCCGTGATCGCTCGCTCGGTTAAAGGCGATCCGCAGTTTCCGTGCAGGAAGTCGGACCTGGTGGTGCGAATCCTGGATCACCTGGATGTTGCGAACAAGGAGCGAAACCGAAATGGGAAAAGTAGATCTGCCCGCGTTTCTGGGTGGCCGATTGCGGCATGCCGGAAATACGCTCGCCGAGGCCTGTGAGAAGATGCCGGACGACCGGTGTGCATGGAACCCGATCGTGGAAGGCAACAAAGGGCGCGATGCCCTGGATCAAGCGCTTGAGTGTGCGTACCTGAATGGGTACGGAGCCGGCGCATTCCGGGATGGCGTGATGCCGGCATTCGATGCCAGCGACTACAAGAGCCGGCAGGATGCACACCGCTCGCCGAAACAGGCCATTCCGTGGCTGCGTGAGGCTACGGAGTACCTTGCCGGCGTCGTGGAAGCCTGCACCGAGGAGAAACTCGCCACAACCGTGACGAATCCGTTCACAAAGAAGGAGTGCTCACTCGCAGACTTCGCGGATTTCCTCTATTGGAATACCGTGTATCACGAGGGCCAGGTGAACTACATTCAGGTTCTATACGGCGATATGTCGTAGTTTCGGCGACTGCTGCCGCATCGTAAGCCCACGCCGCCGACTCCATGTTGGCGGCGCGGGCGGCCTGCCTTGACCCGGGAATAGCGGATATGCGCCGTCCTGCCGACGCACTGCGGCGCACGATATCGCCCGCCACGTATTACGATTCGGCACGCATTTGCGGGTCGGCGGAGTAGTTCGGTGGCTCCTTGGTGATCCAGACGTCGTGTACGTGACCTTCACGCAGCCCGGCGTTGGTCACGCGAACAAAGCGTGCCCGGTTGCGCAGGTCTGCAAGCGAATGCGCGCCGAGGTACCCCATACCGCTCCGGATGCCGCCCACCAGTTGGTGAATCGTGTCGTGCAGATCACCCTTGTATGGTACGCGGCCCTCAACGCCCTCCGGCACCACCTTGGATGATGTGTCGGTGATGATGCCGTACCGGTCGCTGGAACCCTCGCGCATGGCGGCTTCACTGCCCATTCCCCGGTACTCCTTGTACGCGCGGCCCTGATACAGCACAACCTCCCCAGGCGCTTCAGTGGTTCCGGCAAGCAGGTTTCCAACCATGACGGCTGCGGCTCCAGCTGCCAGCGCCTTTACGGCATCCCCGCTGAACCGGATGCCGCCGTCGGCAATCGTGGGTATGCCGCGTCGCGCAGCTTCGGTGGCACACTCCATCACGGCAGTCAACTGAGGCACACCCACACCGCTGACGATGCGTGTAGTGCAGATGCTTCCGGCGCCCAGGCCTACTCGGATGCACGACGCGCCCGCGCTGATCAGGTCTCGCGTTGCCTCAGCCGTTGCAGCGTTGCCTGCGATGATTATCAGATCCCTGTGACGGCTTCG from Armatimonadota bacterium includes these protein-coding regions:
- a CDS encoding class I SAM-dependent methyltransferase, whose protein sequence is MAEMEAYAAEVNFPIIGPAAGYFNYTVARMLGARQVFELGSGYGYSTAWFARAVRENGGGTVHHVVWDDELSGKARGYIERLGYTDTVEFHVGEAVKTLAEVGGEYDLMFNDINKDGYPASIPVIKQHLRPGGALLIDNMVWSGKVLGSADQSAETNGIREATRLLTTDPDFITTLAPIRDGVMLAWRAR
- a CDS encoding transcriptional regulator: MNIRPIRSEDDYHAALAQMESLMDAVTGSTDEDTLDVLATLIEAHEKRFCPIAPPDPIDALRYYIESRGITPRQLQTCIGSRARVNEVLNRRRALTITMIRKLSGTLGIASDILIRAYPLSAATPRRPGTRLGKVDTRA